The proteins below are encoded in one region of Candidatus Eisenbacteria bacterium:
- the ettA gene encoding energy-dependent translational throttle protein EttA, translating into MAPQYIFTMVNLGKVHPPNKEVLKGIYLSFFPGAKIGVLGQNGAGKSTLLRIMAGVEEPTSGEARPAKGIRVGFLPQEPVLDPKKDVRGNIEEGVAETRALLDRFNQLNVKLGESLSETEMEKVLEEHGRVMAEIEMKNAWELDRTLEIAMDALRVPPGDADVKTLSGGERRRVALCRLLLTRPDLLLLDEPTNHLDAESVAWLERFLHEYPGTVVAVTHDRYFLDNVAGWILELDRGQGIPWEGNYSSWLDQKRQRLALEEKAESARQRTLGRELEWIRMSPRARQAKSKARVTAYEELLRQEGEKRSEIAEISIPAGPRLGSLVVEAKELSKGYGDRVLIDGLTFHLPPGGIVGIIGPNGAGKTTLFRLIAGLEKADAGMIRVGDTVQIAYVDQSRDSLDGAKNVWEEISGGQDLIELGPRSVPSRSYVASFNFKGADQQKLVKNLSGGERNRVHLAKLLRSGGNLLLLDEPTNDLDVDTLRALEEAVLGFAGCVCVISHDRWFLDRIATHMIAFEEDGSTVWFEGNFQDYEANRHMRLGAAADQPHRLKYKKLVRE; encoded by the coding sequence CTTCTTTCCCGGCGCCAAGATCGGGGTTTTGGGCCAGAACGGGGCCGGGAAAAGCACACTCCTCCGAATCATGGCAGGGGTGGAGGAGCCGACGAGCGGTGAGGCGCGCCCCGCGAAGGGGATCCGCGTCGGCTTCCTGCCGCAGGAACCGGTCCTCGATCCCAAGAAGGACGTGCGCGGGAACATCGAGGAGGGCGTCGCGGAGACCCGCGCGCTGCTCGACCGGTTCAACCAGCTAAACGTGAAATTGGGCGAGAGCCTCTCCGAGACCGAGATGGAGAAGGTCCTTGAGGAGCACGGCCGCGTGATGGCCGAGATCGAGATGAAGAACGCGTGGGAGCTGGATCGGACGCTCGAGATCGCGATGGACGCGCTACGGGTTCCGCCGGGGGACGCCGACGTGAAGACGCTCTCCGGCGGAGAACGGCGTCGGGTCGCGCTCTGCCGGCTCCTGTTGACGCGCCCCGACCTGCTCCTGCTCGATGAGCCGACGAACCACCTGGACGCGGAGTCGGTCGCGTGGCTCGAGCGGTTTCTCCACGAATATCCCGGGACGGTCGTCGCGGTCACGCATGACCGGTACTTCCTGGACAACGTGGCGGGCTGGATCCTGGAGCTCGACCGCGGTCAGGGAATCCCGTGGGAGGGAAACTATTCCTCCTGGCTCGATCAGAAACGCCAGCGGCTCGCGCTCGAGGAGAAAGCGGAGTCGGCCCGGCAACGGACCCTCGGCCGCGAGCTCGAGTGGATCCGGATGTCTCCGCGCGCGCGGCAGGCGAAGAGCAAGGCCCGCGTCACCGCTTACGAAGAGCTCTTGAGGCAGGAGGGCGAGAAGCGAAGCGAGATCGCCGAGATCTCGATCCCCGCGGGGCCGCGGCTCGGGAGCCTCGTGGTCGAGGCCAAGGAGCTCTCGAAGGGCTATGGCGACCGCGTCCTCATCGACGGGCTCACCTTCCACCTCCCTCCCGGCGGCATCGTGGGGATCATCGGCCCGAACGGCGCCGGTAAGACGACGCTCTTCCGGCTCATCGCCGGTCTCGAGAAGGCTGATGCGGGAATGATCCGCGTCGGCGACACCGTCCAGATTGCCTACGTGGACCAATCCCGGGACAGCCTCGACGGTGCCAAGAACGTGTGGGAGGAGATCTCGGGAGGCCAGGATCTGATCGAGCTCGGTCCACGAAGTGTTCCCTCGCGCTCCTACGTCGCATCGTTCAACTTCAAGGGTGCCGATCAGCAGAAGCTCGTGAAAAACCTCTCCGGCGGAGAGCGGAACCGCGTCCACCTGGCGAAGCTCCTGCGCTCCGGGGGCAACCTGCTTCTGCTCGACGAGCCGACCAACGACCTGGACGTCGATACGCTCCGCGCGCTGGAGGAGGCTGTCCTGGGGTTTGCCGGATGCGTCTGCGTGATCAGCCACGACCGCTGGTTCCTGGATCGGATCGCCACCCACATGATCGCCTTCGAGGAAGACGGGAGCACGGTCTGGTTCGAGGGCAACTTCCAGGACTACGAAGCCAACCGCCATATGCGGCTGGGGGCCGCCGCGGATCAGCCCCACCGGCTCAAGTACAAGAAGCTGGTTCGGGAGTAG